The Halorhabdus sp. BNX81 genome includes a region encoding these proteins:
- a CDS encoding acetate--CoA ligase family protein: protein MGQLDTLFAPERVAVVGATESDGAVGRAIMENLLDGYEGDVVPVNPSSEEVFGLDCYDDLTQIDGVELAIVVVPPGIVNDVLRQAGEAGIRDAAVITAGFGESGSEGVEREHEMKEIAEEYDINLVGPNCLGVISTSVGMNATFTEKSAIPGNISFMSQSGAFISAVLDWAGDHNVGFNDIVSLGNKAVLDEGSFIDYWGDDPDTDVILGYLEDIENGREFIDTAREVTKDTPIVAVKSGRTEAGASAAASHTGAIAGSERAYEAGLEQAGVIRANSVQELFDYATILGDQPMPESNDIAIVTNAGGPGVMATDAIGDSGLEMASFTDESLEQLEEAMPSEANIFNPVDVLGDASAETYEQALDIVLDDPNVGSVIVVSSPQSIDFENLAEVMIEKHEEYGVPMAASLMGGETAEVPAEMLGEAGIPSYFDPARGVNSLDALREYAEIQQHEYAEPKAFDVDRERAREILERTKERDTNKLGVEAMELLEAYGIPTPDGAIVSDKNAAVEAAKEIDGDVVMKIVSPDILHKSDIGGVEVAVPDDEVASTYDDLIARARNYQPDATILGVQVQEMADLDAGTETIVGINRDPQFGPLVMFGLGGIFVEVLEDATFRVAPVSEPEAEEMIDEIDSAPLLRGARGREPVDEAGVVETIQRISKLVTDFPAILELDINPLVATPDGVVAVDIRATVDQEAL from the coding sequence ATGGGCCAGTTAGATACGTTATTTGCGCCGGAACGGGTAGCTGTCGTCGGAGCGACCGAAAGCGATGGCGCCGTCGGGCGTGCTATCATGGAGAATCTCCTCGACGGATACGAGGGTGACGTCGTGCCGGTCAACCCGAGTTCCGAGGAAGTGTTCGGCCTCGACTGTTATGACGACCTCACACAGATCGATGGCGTCGAACTGGCGATCGTCGTCGTCCCGCCGGGAATCGTCAACGACGTGCTTCGTCAGGCCGGCGAGGCCGGCATCCGGGACGCCGCCGTGATTACCGCCGGCTTCGGCGAGTCCGGCAGCGAGGGCGTCGAGCGCGAGCACGAGATGAAGGAGATCGCCGAGGAGTACGACATCAACCTCGTCGGGCCGAACTGCCTGGGCGTCATCTCGACGTCGGTCGGGATGAACGCGACGTTCACCGAGAAATCGGCCATCCCGGGCAACATCTCCTTTATGAGCCAGTCCGGCGCGTTCATCTCGGCGGTCCTCGACTGGGCCGGCGATCACAACGTCGGGTTCAACGACATCGTCTCGCTTGGCAACAAAGCTGTCCTCGACGAAGGGTCGTTCATCGACTACTGGGGGGACGATCCCGATACCGACGTCATTCTCGGGTATCTCGAGGACATCGAGAACGGCCGGGAGTTCATCGATACCGCCCGCGAAGTCACCAAAGACACACCGATCGTCGCCGTCAAGTCCGGGCGGACGGAAGCCGGGGCCTCGGCCGCGGCCTCCCACACGGGAGCCATCGCCGGGAGCGAACGCGCATACGAGGCGGGCCTCGAACAGGCCGGCGTCATCCGGGCCAACAGCGTCCAGGAACTGTTCGACTACGCAACCATCCTCGGCGACCAGCCGATGCCCGAGAGCAACGACATCGCCATCGTCACCAACGCCGGCGGCCCCGGTGTCATGGCGACCGACGCGATCGGCGACTCGGGCCTGGAGATGGCTTCGTTCACCGACGAGTCACTCGAACAGCTCGAGGAAGCGATGCCGTCGGAGGCCAACATCTTCAACCCCGTCGACGTCCTCGGTGACGCCTCCGCGGAAACCTACGAACAGGCGCTGGACATCGTCCTCGACGACCCGAACGTCGGCTCGGTCATCGTCGTCTCCTCGCCGCAGTCGATCGACTTCGAGAACCTTGCGGAGGTCATGATCGAGAAACACGAGGAGTACGGCGTCCCGATGGCCGCAAGTCTCATGGGCGGCGAGACGGCCGAAGTGCCCGCCGAGATGCTCGGCGAGGCCGGGATCCCGTCGTACTTCGACCCCGCTCGTGGCGTCAACAGCCTCGATGCGCTCCGTGAGTACGCCGAGATCCAGCAACACGAGTACGCCGAGCCCAAAGCGTTCGATGTCGATCGCGAGCGCGCTCGCGAGATCCTCGAACGTACGAAGGAACGGGACACCAACAAGCTCGGCGTCGAGGCTATGGAACTGCTCGAGGCCTACGGCATCCCGACACCGGACGGGGCCATCGTCTCGGATAAGAACGCAGCCGTCGAAGCCGCAAAGGAAATCGACGGCGACGTCGTGATGAAGATCGTCAGCCCGGACATCCTGCACAAGTCCGACATCGGCGGCGTCGAGGTCGCCGTCCCGGACGACGAGGTCGCAAGCACCTACGATGATCTGATCGCCCGCGCGCGAAACTACCAGCCCGACGCGACCATCCTCGGCGTCCAGGTCCAGGAGATGGCCGACCTCGACGCGGGGACCGAAACCATCGTCGGGATCAACCGCGACCCGCAGTTCGGCCCGCTGGTGATGTTCGGGCTCGGCGGCATCTTCGTGGAAGTGCTCGAAGACGCCACCTTCCGGGTCGCGCCCGTTTCCGAACCCGAGGCCGAGGAGATGATCGACGAGATCGACTCCGCGCCGCTGCTTCGCGGTGCGCGTGGTCGAGAACCGGTGGACGAGGCCGGTGTCGTCGAGACGATCCAGCGCATCTCGAAACTCGTCACTGACTTCCCCGCGATCCTCGAACTCGATATCAACCCGCTGGTCGCGACGCCAGACGGCGTCGTCGCGGTCGACATCCGGGCGACCGTCGACCAGGAAGCGCTGTAA
- a CDS encoding dihydrodipicolinate synthase family protein: MPTHAPPPGATDPLDLHGVIPPTITAFHDDETVNEAATAAHAEFVVEHGAHAVFPLGTNGEFPLLSAGERERVVEAVVDAVGDEVPVIAGVGAPGTRETVRHAERAVAAGADGLVVVTPFYFPLAAEAAVDHYRRIADAVDRPVYVYHIPPLTGNHLSTDAMADIADIDGVAGLKDTSGDVPWLGQVLADNPDLTVLAGHNALLYAGLELGCSGVVSSVSNAFPELVVELYEAFDDGDAARAQALQETVRDVVNAFDRGPYMAGVKTALAERDVGFDPGPLRDPLRTMDDAETAAFVEELASIGLL; this comes from the coding sequence ATGCCGACGCACGCACCACCGCCGGGAGCCACGGATCCACTTGATCTCCACGGTGTCATCCCACCGACGATCACGGCGTTTCATGACGACGAGACGGTAAACGAGGCCGCGACGGCGGCCCACGCCGAGTTCGTCGTCGAACACGGTGCCCACGCCGTGTTCCCGCTGGGCACCAACGGCGAATTCCCGCTGCTTTCGGCGGGCGAACGCGAGCGGGTCGTCGAAGCGGTCGTCGACGCTGTCGGCGACGAGGTGCCCGTCATCGCCGGCGTCGGTGCGCCGGGCACCCGGGAGACGGTCCGGCACGCCGAACGCGCGGTCGCGGCCGGCGCGGACGGCCTGGTCGTCGTCACGCCGTTCTATTTCCCGCTTGCGGCCGAGGCGGCCGTCGACCACTATCGGCGGATCGCCGACGCGGTCGATCGCCCGGTGTACGTCTATCACATCCCGCCGCTGACTGGCAATCACCTCTCGACGGACGCGATGGCTGACATCGCCGACATCGACGGCGTGGCTGGATTGAAGGATACCAGCGGCGACGTCCCGTGGCTCGGACAGGTGCTGGCGGACAACCCCGACCTGACGGTACTCGCCGGACACAACGCACTCCTGTATGCTGGTCTCGAACTCGGGTGTTCCGGGGTCGTGAGCTCGGTCTCGAACGCGTTCCCGGAACTGGTCGTCGAACTCTACGAGGCGTTCGACGACGGCGACGCGGCCCGTGCCCAGGCGCTTCAGGAGACCGTCCGCGACGTCGTGAACGCGTTCGATCGCGGGCCGTACATGGCCGGCGTCAAGACGGCGCTGGCCGAACGCGATGTTGGATTCGACCCCGGGCCGCTTCGGGATCCCCTGCGGACGATGGACGATGCCGAGACCGCGGCGTTCGTCGAGGAACTGGCGTCGATCGGGTTGCTGTAG
- a CDS encoding phosphotransacetylase family protein has translation MDPILVTSTEEATGKTAVTLAIAKLADAAGHSVGYMKPKGTRLQSATGKTRDEDPMLARELLGLDSEMHELEPIVYTPTFVQEAIQGREQPEELRDRVLENYEKMAGERDMMVLEGTDRLTTGGIVDLTDADIAEMIDAKVVLLSRYDEPEDVDDILAAAETLGDSLAGVLFNAVPDAAFDQLTTDVVPFLENHDIPVLGVVPRVQELAGLTVDDLAERLGAEVLTSDAGTDLFVERFTVGAMSAESALTQFRRMQNAVMITSGDRPEIVTAALDASGIKAIILGGGFRPSSAIIGRAEEEGVPLLLLQSDTRMVIDRTEDLLQTGPTRSAATVDRMRTLLDDHADIDALIGTDE, from the coding sequence ATGGACCCGATCCTGGTCACCTCGACCGAAGAAGCGACCGGCAAGACCGCAGTTACGCTCGCGATCGCGAAACTCGCGGACGCGGCTGGTCACAGCGTCGGCTACATGAAACCCAAGGGGACCCGTCTCCAGAGTGCGACGGGCAAGACCCGTGACGAGGATCCGATGCTGGCTCGGGAACTGCTCGGGCTCGATTCGGAGATGCACGAACTCGAGCCGATCGTCTACACGCCGACCTTCGTCCAGGAGGCCATCCAGGGTCGTGAGCAACCCGAGGAACTCCGGGATCGTGTGCTCGAGAACTACGAGAAGATGGCCGGTGAACGGGACATGATGGTCCTCGAGGGAACCGACCGACTCACCACTGGCGGCATCGTCGACCTGACGGACGCCGATATCGCCGAGATGATCGATGCCAAGGTCGTCCTGCTGTCGAGATACGACGAACCGGAGGACGTCGACGACATCCTCGCCGCCGCCGAGACGCTCGGGGATTCGCTGGCCGGCGTCCTGTTCAACGCCGTCCCCGACGCGGCGTTCGACCAGCTGACCACGGACGTCGTCCCGTTCCTCGAGAACCACGACATCCCCGTGCTGGGCGTCGTCCCGCGGGTCCAGGAACTCGCCGGACTCACCGTCGACGACCTGGCCGAGCGACTCGGCGCGGAGGTCCTGACTTCCGATGCCGGGACTGATCTGTTCGTCGAGCGCTTTACTGTGGGCGCGATGTCCGCTGAAAGTGCGCTCACCCAGTTCCGCCGGATGCAAAACGCCGTAATGATCACCAGCGGTGACCGCCCGGAGATCGTCACCGCCGCCCTGGACGCCTCGGGGATCAAAGCGATCATCCTCGGCGGCGGCTTCCGGCCGTCAAGCGCCATCATCGGTCGGGCCGAAGAGGAAGGTGTCCCGCTCCTGTTGCTCCAGTCGGACACGCGTATGGTGATCGACCGCACCGAAGACCTCCTCCAGACCGGCCCGACCCGCAGTGCGGCTACCGTCGACCGGATGCGGACGCTGCTTGACGACCACGCCGACATCGACGCCCTCATCGGCACTGACGAGTGA
- a CDS encoding helix-turn-helix domain-containing protein: protein MAETSRAMDGDDRDPILPEHSLLSVEQYLDMQRAIGNETRFRILNHLVESGSKSAAELRGALDVESNTLHYHLDELVDVGLVENRKRKEPDSQGLYSYYRATSLGEGVLTHGVRELMREEWELLETYSE, encoded by the coding sequence ATGGCCGAAACAAGCCGGGCAATGGATGGTGACGACCGCGATCCCATCCTGCCGGAACACAGTCTCCTCTCCGTCGAGCAGTATCTCGACATGCAGCGGGCGATCGGCAACGAGACCCGGTTTCGGATCCTGAACCATCTCGTCGAGAGTGGTTCGAAGAGTGCGGCGGAACTTCGGGGGGCTCTCGACGTCGAATCGAATACACTCCACTATCATCTGGACGAACTCGTCGATGTTGGCCTCGTCGAGAACCGGAAGCGAAAGGAACCGGATTCCCAGGGGTTGTACTCGTATTATCGAGCGACGTCGCTGGGCGAGGGCGTCCTCACCCACGGCGTTCGTGAACTCATGCGCGAGGAGTGGGAACTCCTCGAGACGTACAGTGAGTGA
- the gfo6 gene encoding D-xylose 1-dehydrogenase Gfo6 produces MDLTEHVSDFARRDWERYDGEETVRFALIGAGWFTREWALPGIERADHTEATVVVDVDRERAEGLAAEHGLTALTPEAFHDGVAESEYDAVYVCTPNATHLEYVETAAAFGKDVLCEKPMEASVDRAAELVEATREAGVSLMVGYRMHLDPVVRRSKELIESGAIGDVVQVHSNMSQRMVAELEGDASDQWRLDPNLAGGGAMMDIGIYPLNTTRFLLDADPVEVSAETGSTHEAFADVEERVAVRATFEGGVPVVFTANHNAYHDSFLRVTGTAGQVIIDPAYFEREPRDMEVRLDGERHAIDVTDVHQLEEEFAYFADCVLSGREPEPDGEHGLVDMRAIEAVYESAETGETVRVET; encoded by the coding sequence ATGGATCTCACGGAGCACGTTTCGGATTTCGCGCGCCGCGACTGGGAGCGTTACGACGGGGAAGAGACCGTCCGATTCGCGCTGATCGGGGCCGGCTGGTTCACCCGCGAGTGGGCGCTGCCCGGCATCGAGCGAGCCGACCACACCGAGGCGACGGTCGTGGTCGACGTCGATCGCGAGCGGGCAGAGGGACTCGCCGCCGAGCACGGCCTGACCGCGCTCACCCCCGAAGCGTTCCACGACGGCGTCGCCGAGTCCGAATACGACGCCGTCTACGTCTGTACGCCGAACGCGACCCATCTGGAGTACGTCGAAACCGCGGCGGCGTTCGGCAAGGACGTGCTCTGTGAGAAACCGATGGAAGCCAGTGTCGACCGGGCCGCCGAACTCGTCGAAGCAACTCGGGAAGCCGGCGTCTCGCTGATGGTCGGCTACCGGATGCACCTCGATCCGGTCGTCCGCCGCTCGAAGGAACTCATCGAATCGGGCGCGATCGGCGACGTTGTGCAAGTCCACTCCAACATGTCCCAGCGGATGGTCGCCGAGTTGGAGGGTGACGCGAGCGACCAGTGGCGACTCGATCCCAACCTCGCGGGCGGCGGCGCGATGATGGACATCGGGATCTACCCGCTGAACACGACGCGATTCCTGCTCGACGCTGATCCGGTGGAAGTCTCAGCGGAAACGGGATCGACCCACGAGGCGTTCGCCGATGTCGAGGAGCGCGTCGCCGTCCGGGCGACGTTCGAGGGTGGCGTCCCTGTCGTCTTCACCGCCAATCACAACGCCTACCACGACAGCTTCCTCCGGGTGACCGGGACGGCGGGCCAGGTCATCATCGATCCCGCCTATTTCGAGCGTGAGCCCCGCGACATGGAGGTCAGGCTCGACGGCGAGCGCCACGCCATCGACGTGACGGACGTCCACCAGCTCGAGGAGGAGTTCGCCTACTTCGCCGACTGCGTGCTTTCGGGTCGCGAGCCCGAACCCGACGGCGAGCACGGACTGGTGGACATGCGGGCGATCGAAGCGGTCTACGAATCGGCCGAGACGGGCGAGACGGTACGCGTCGAGACATAG
- the kdgK1 gene encoding bifunctional 2-dehydro-3-deoxygluconokinase/2-dehydro-3-deoxygalactonokinase, with the protein MTPPRLTAFGESLLRLATPTAEPIETTDTLDVHVGGAEGNVAVAAQRLGLDATWVSKLPATPVGEKVTSAYRTHDVDPAVVWDESDDARLGTYYLEAGAAPRGSQVIYDRAGSSITTATFDELPTAPFTEADAVHVSGITPALSETLVETTKEVLSTAKDSGATTVFDVNYRSNLWDPESARETLTDLLPDVDVLFVAHRDAEAVLEYDGDAETVAADLHADYDLDLVIVTTGEAGALAFDGERSAHQPVFETETVDAIGTGDAFVGGFLAAWLTEESIPVALEQAAATAALKRTIGGDAATIRPEMVESILDGDVEEISR; encoded by the coding sequence ATGACTCCGCCGCGACTCACCGCATTCGGGGAATCACTCCTGCGACTGGCGACGCCGACCGCAGAGCCGATCGAGACCACCGACACGCTCGACGTTCACGTCGGCGGCGCGGAGGGCAACGTCGCCGTCGCCGCCCAGCGACTGGGCCTCGACGCGACGTGGGTCTCGAAACTCCCGGCGACCCCCGTCGGCGAGAAAGTAACCTCCGCCTACCGGACCCACGACGTCGACCCGGCCGTCGTCTGGGACGAGAGTGACGACGCCCGACTCGGGACCTACTACCTCGAAGCGGGCGCGGCCCCCCGCGGCTCGCAGGTCATCTACGACCGGGCCGGCTCGTCGATCACGACGGCGACGTTCGACGAACTTCCCACGGCCCCGTTCACCGAGGCCGACGCCGTCCACGTCTCCGGGATCACGCCGGCACTCTCGGAGACGCTGGTCGAGACCACCAAGGAGGTCCTGTCGACGGCCAAGGATTCCGGGGCGACGACAGTTTTCGACGTCAACTACCGGTCGAACCTCTGGGACCCAGAATCGGCCCGGGAGACGCTCACCGATCTCCTCCCCGACGTCGACGTGCTGTTCGTCGCCCATCGCGATGCGGAGGCAGTACTCGAATACGACGGCGACGCCGAGACCGTCGCCGCCGACCTCCACGCCGACTACGACCTCGACCTCGTCATCGTGACGACGGGCGAGGCGGGCGCGCTCGCCTTTGACGGCGAACGGAGCGCGCACCAGCCGGTGTTCGAGACCGAGACGGTCGACGCGATCGGGACCGGCGACGCCTTCGTCGGCGGGTTCCTCGCGGCGTGGCTGACTGAGGAGTCCATCCCGGTCGCGCTCGAACAGGCGGCGGCGACCGCGGCGCTCAAGCGGACGATCGGCGGCGACGCCGCGACGATCCGGCCCGAGATGGTCGAATCGATCCTCGACGGTGACGTCGAGGAAATCTCGCGGTGA
- a CDS encoding redox-regulated ATPase YchF, which translates to MLSLALAGKPNAGKSTFYTAATMADVDVANYPFTTIDANRGVSHARTQCPCLDLDERCGNDRCHDGKRYVPVELLDVAGLVPGAHEGRGLGNQFLDELTDADAILHVVDASGATDEEGEPVEIGEHDPVEDLDFIEEEMDLWLASIIERNWETVERRSRSPDFDIDEALSEFLTGVGATELDVARTLRELEYPEDPLAWTDEHRESLASEIRARTKPIIVIANKADVAPPENIQALKERNEATIPVTADGELALRRAVEADIVEYDPGDPDFEITGDISDDQEAGLERVREVLEAHGGTGVQKALDTAVYEVLDQLTAYPVQDETHWTDGQGNVLPDAHLLSDGSTPRDLAYAVHSDIGEGYLHAVDAREKRRISDDTELEEGDVIKIVSTAK; encoded by the coding sequence ATGCTCTCGCTCGCACTTGCCGGGAAGCCAAACGCCGGCAAGTCGACGTTCTACACTGCGGCCACGATGGCCGACGTGGACGTCGCCAACTACCCGTTCACGACGATCGACGCCAACCGCGGCGTGAGTCACGCCCGGACACAGTGTCCGTGTCTCGATCTCGACGAGCGGTGTGGTAACGATCGCTGTCACGACGGCAAGCGATACGTCCCCGTGGAACTGCTGGACGTCGCCGGACTGGTCCCGGGAGCCCACGAGGGGCGCGGCCTCGGCAACCAGTTCCTGGACGAACTGACCGACGCCGACGCGATCCTCCACGTCGTCGACGCCTCGGGAGCGACCGACGAGGAGGGCGAACCCGTCGAGATCGGCGAACACGATCCCGTCGAGGATCTGGACTTCATCGAAGAAGAGATGGATCTGTGGCTCGCCAGCATCATCGAGCGCAACTGGGAGACCGTCGAGCGTCGCTCCCGGTCGCCGGATTTCGACATCGACGAGGCGCTCTCGGAGTTTCTGACTGGAGTCGGGGCGACGGAACTCGACGTGGCCCGGACGCTACGCGAGTTGGAGTATCCCGAGGATCCACTCGCCTGGACCGACGAGCATCGTGAATCGCTGGCGAGCGAGATCCGGGCGCGAACCAAGCCGATCATCGTCATCGCGAACAAGGCCGACGTCGCCCCGCCGGAGAACATCCAGGCGCTCAAAGAGCGCAACGAGGCGACGATCCCGGTCACCGCCGACGGCGAGCTCGCGCTCCGGCGGGCCGTCGAGGCGGACATCGTCGAATACGATCCCGGTGATCCGGACTTCGAGATCACCGGCGATATCAGCGACGACCAGGAAGCCGGCCTCGAGCGCGTCCGCGAGGTGCTGGAAGCCCACGGCGGGACGGGCGTCCAGAAGGCGCTGGACACGGCCGTCTACGAAGTGCTTGACCAGCTCACAGCCTATCCCGTTCAAGACGAGACCCACTGGACCGACGGTCAGGGTAACGTCCTGCCCGACGCCCATCTCCTGTCGGACGGCTCGACACCGCGAGATCTGGCCTACGCGGTCCACTCGGACATCGGGGAGGGCTATCTCCACGCCGTCGACGCCCGCGAAAAGCGCCGGATCAGCGACGATACCGAACTCGAAGAGGGCGACGTGATCAAGATCGTCTCGACCGCGAAGTGA
- a CDS encoding mandelate racemase/muconate lactonizing enzyme family protein, with translation MPIDYTQLSDPNAEYTMRDLSSETMGVTADRGPRDVEITDVQTTMVDGNYPWTLVRVYTDAGIVGTGEAYWGAAVPELVERMKPFILGENPLDIDRLYEHMVQKMSGEGSIAGVTIHAISGIEIALHDLAGKILDIPAYQLLGGKYRDDVRVYCDLHTEDEADPQACADEAERVVEELGYDAIKFDLDVPSGHEKDSANRHLSQPEIKHKAEIVRATTERVGERAEVAFDCHWTYTGGSAKRLAEEIEDYDVWWLEDPVPPENHDVQQNVTQSTTTPIAVGENVYRKHGQRRLLEEQAVDIIAPDVPRVGGMRETRKIADLADTYYIPVAMHNVGSPIATMASAQVGAAIPNALAVEYHSYELGWWADLVEEDGLIEDGSMAIPEKPGLGLTLDLDAVEAHKVEGETVFDPA, from the coding sequence ATGCCAATCGATTACACGCAGCTCAGCGACCCGAACGCCGAGTACACGATGCGGGACCTCTCTTCGGAGACGATGGGCGTCACCGCCGACCGCGGCCCGCGCGACGTCGAGATCACCGATGTCCAGACCACGATGGTCGACGGCAACTACCCCTGGACACTCGTGCGGGTCTACACCGACGCGGGTATCGTCGGGACGGGCGAGGCCTACTGGGGCGCGGCCGTTCCCGAACTCGTCGAGCGAATGAAACCCTTCATCCTCGGCGAGAACCCGCTCGACATCGATCGGCTGTACGAACACATGGTACAGAAAATGTCCGGCGAAGGGTCGATCGCCGGCGTGACGATCCATGCCATCTCTGGCATCGAAATCGCCTTACATGACCTCGCCGGGAAGATTCTGGATATCCCTGCCTATCAGCTCCTGGGCGGGAAGTACCGCGACGACGTCCGGGTCTACTGCGATCTCCACACAGAAGACGAGGCCGACCCGCAGGCCTGTGCCGACGAGGCCGAGCGCGTCGTCGAGGAGTTGGGCTACGACGCGATCAAATTCGATCTGGACGTGCCAAGCGGCCACGAGAAGGACTCGGCCAACCGCCACCTCAGCCAACCCGAGATCAAGCACAAGGCCGAGATCGTCCGGGCGACGACCGAACGCGTCGGCGAGCGCGCCGAGGTCGCCTTCGACTGCCACTGGACGTACACCGGCGGCAGCGCCAAGCGCCTCGCCGAGGAGATCGAGGACTATGACGTCTGGTGGCTCGAAGATCCCGTCCCGCCGGAGAACCACGACGTCCAGCAGAACGTCACCCAGTCGACGACGACGCCGATCGCCGTCGGCGAGAACGTCTACCGCAAGCACGGCCAGCGCCGCCTGCTCGAGGAGCAGGCCGTCGACATCATCGCACCTGACGTCCCCCGCGTCGGCGGGATGCGCGAAACCCGGAAGATCGCCGACCTGGCCGACACCTACTACATCCCCGTCGCGATGCACAACGTCGGCTCGCCGATCGCGACCATGGCCTCCGCGCAGGTCGGCGCGGCGATTCCGAACGCACTCGCCGTCGAGTACCACTCCTACGAACTCGGCTGGTGGGCAGACCTGGTCGAGGAAGACGGCCTCATCGAGGACGGTTCGATGGCGATCCCCGAGAAGCCCGGGCTTGGCCTGACGCTCGACCTCGACGCGGTCGAGGCGCACAAGGTCGAAGGCGAGACGGTGTTCGATCCGGCCTGA
- a CDS encoding trypsin-like peptidase domain-containing protein has product MTTETSTRRRFLALGGTALASAIAGCSTSLSAPESSPAESPSPSAAGESPETDTAESAYTRVYRETIPSVTTVQTAAGQGTGFQYDEGHVVTNAHVVGTATEAQIRFHDGTWASGPVVGTDPHSDLAVIEPGTVPESAAPLPFGDQPPTIGREVVVIGNPYNLDGSVTSGIVSGTDRLIPSPAGYQIPDAIQTDAAVNPGNSGGPLMDLDGSVVGVVNSKQGDSIAFGISAALTQRVVPELIESGTYEHAYMGVSLDVVTPRLAEANDLAEPQGLLVVQTVQGGPADGVLRASSLEYVGGRQVPVGGDVIRAIEGTPMETFEDLASYLALETRPGDTIAVTILRDGDERTVEVTLDARPDRSTSPLR; this is encoded by the coding sequence ATGACCACAGAGACATCTACACGGCGGCGATTTCTGGCGCTCGGCGGGACGGCACTCGCGTCCGCGATCGCGGGGTGTTCGACATCGCTGTCGGCACCCGAGTCGTCGCCAGCGGAGTCGCCGTCGCCCTCCGCGGCCGGGGAGTCTCCCGAGACGGACACAGCCGAGAGTGCCTACACCCGGGTGTACCGCGAGACCATCCCATCGGTCACGACCGTTCAGACAGCCGCGGGCCAGGGGACCGGCTTCCAGTACGACGAGGGACACGTCGTCACGAACGCCCACGTCGTCGGGACCGCCACCGAGGCCCAAATACGATTCCACGACGGGACGTGGGCGAGTGGCCCAGTGGTCGGGACGGACCCACACAGCGACCTCGCCGTGATCGAACCCGGGACAGTGCCCGAATCCGCAGCGCCGCTCCCGTTCGGCGACCAGCCGCCGACGATCGGCCGGGAGGTCGTCGTCATCGGCAACCCGTACAACCTCGACGGGTCGGTCACGTCGGGGATCGTCAGCGGTACCGACCGGCTGATCCCGTCGCCGGCGGGCTATCAGATTCCGGACGCGATCCAGACCGACGCGGCGGTGAACCCGGGCAACAGCGGCGGCCCGCTGATGGATCTCGACGGTTCCGTGGTGGGCGTCGTGAATTCGAAGCAGGGCGACAGCATCGCCTTCGGGATCTCGGCGGCATTGACACAGCGCGTCGTGCCCGAACTCATCGAGTCGGGGACGTACGAGCACGCCTACATGGGCGTCTCGCTGGACGTGGTCACGCCGCGGCTCGCAGAGGCGAACGACCTGGCGGAGCCACAGGGCCTGCTGGTCGTCCAGACCGTCCAGGGCGGCCCGGCCGACGGCGTCCTCCGGGCGAGCAGTCTGGAGTACGTCGGTGGACGCCAGGTCCCCGTCGGCGGTGACGTCATCCGCGCCATCGAGGGGACGCCGATGGAGACCTTCGAGGACCTGGCGAGCTATCTGGCGCTGGAAACCCGGCCCGGCGATACCATCGCGGTCACGATCCTACGGGACGGTGACGAGCGAACCGTCGAGGTGACGCTCGATGCCCGGCCGGACCGCTCGACGTCACCCCTCCGGTGA
- a CDS encoding peptidylprolyl isomerase: MTIATGDSVSIEYTGRLEDGTVFDTSRESVAEETELADEQPEREFTPLTVEVGAGQVIDGLEDALIGMEPGDTPTVRIPPEKGYGEWSEERVRTFDPAELSQQLGDEQPEEGMYLQTQDGNLAEITEVTDEVIRVDFNPQLAGETLEFDIEVVSVAN; the protein is encoded by the coding sequence ATGACGATTGCTACAGGCGATTCAGTCAGCATCGAGTATACCGGGCGACTCGAAGACGGGACCGTCTTCGACACCTCCCGAGAGTCAGTCGCCGAGGAGACCGAACTGGCCGACGAGCAGCCCGAGCGAGAGTTCACGCCGCTGACCGTCGAAGTCGGCGCGGGGCAGGTCATCGACGGGCTGGAGGACGCACTCATCGGCATGGAGCCGGGCGATACGCCGACCGTCAGGATCCCGCCGGAGAAAGGCTACGGCGAGTGGTCCGAGGAGCGCGTCCGGACGTTCGATCCGGCCGAACTCAGCCAGCAACTCGGTGACGAGCAGCCCGAGGAAGGGATGTACCTCCAGACGCAGGATGGCAATCTCGCCGAAATTACCGAAGTAACGGACGAGGTCATCCGCGTCGACTTCAATCCGCAACTCGCGGGCGAGACCCTGGAGTTCGACATCGAAGTCGTCTCGGTCGCGAACTGA